Part of the Bacteroidota bacterium genome, ATTTTTAATTCTCATCGTAGTATCGTTATCGGTAACAATAACTCCCGTTGCACCGGAGGTCATTCCTGTAACTATATCTGCGGCTTGAAATGTACCTCCTAACCCAAGCGTATCATAACTAATGGCTCCCACTGATTGCGTGAGTGCAGAGTTTTCTCCAAAGCAGACGTTGAGGCGTTCGCCAGTTTCCAGATTGACAGCATAACCGGGGAACCAGCCCATGCCCACAGTATCAATATAATTAGCATCACTTGGGTTGGTAGAAACAACGTTAGATGGATTTGTATTTCCGTTTTTATCTACTGATCTTGCTTTTCTCTTATCTAATTTTCGTTGTCCTCCTTCAGCAAATGCCACATCATCGCAGATTTCAAGCACTACGCAGCGAGTCCATTTGGTTTTATCGCTTGTGAAAACCACATTTACGCTGGCAAGATCATACATTTTTGTTTGAGTCATCCAGTTGCTTTTCCAAGCGGGACCTCCGTAGTATTTTGCAGATGATAAAGGAGTGGTTTGACTGGTTGCACAAAGGCGGTAAGGCGCCCAGGTTCCTCCAATTACTTTTTCGTAGTCTGATCCATCGTCATAGCCAACATAATCACCAGAAAAACCTGTGCCTGTTGCTGCACCAGAGCGTATCCAGTTGGTATAATCAGCAGTATCTCCATCGGCAAATCCTGTCAGCCAGCTATTTGATGACATGCTTGCATTTAAGAATCCATTATTTTTAGAATCCACAGAGCCGCAGTTGGCTATCTGTTCAATGGTAAGGGACAAGCCCCAGTTAGTAAACAAGTATTTTATGCCCGTTTTAATCACATGCTCTGAACTAATAGTAACACCAGTGGTATTGTTTTTTAATTTCCATTTTGAGTTTGCAATATTTACTGTAGTGGAAGCGGAAGTGCTATCCGGAATAAACCAAAGTGTGAAAGTAGTGCCGGCAGGTAAATTAACATTAAGCGGGTCAATAACTTCAAAATCGCTTAACGGACCTTTTCCAGATTCGTACTCAGGTTTTTCATAAAGAGCATTATTGGGGTTTGTATAAGAGTAAACACCGCTTGCGAGTATGGAATCTACTGTGGCAGTTGTGAAGTCAAGCACATTACCTCCGTTTCCGTTTCCTTCAATGCGGGTAATTTTAACAGGAAGCGTGTCTCCATATTCGGTATGCATATCTGTATCGCCTGAACCGCTTACCGGAATGTGTGGTATGGCGGAATATAATTTTACATTTCTGCGCCCCTCCACATAAGGGAGGTTATAACCCGGAGGGTTACTTGGATCAGTAGTTAATTCCCCCTTGTTATATCCATAAGCAACCGCCATGTAGTAATAAGTTTTATGATTGATTAAGGTGGGATTGCCAGTGGCAAAAAGATCGGTTGTGATAGGAATGGAATGTATAAGACCACCATCGGTAGCTCCTTCATCCACCATTCCGTGCGGCTGCCAGTAATTGAGGGCCGGATCCTGTCCAATGTAGTAATTGACAATTTGAGTCACTCCATTATTTATATCATACACTCCGACAGGGCGCACTTTGTTGGGATCCCAGTTGCCATTGTTGCTGTGCAAATCGCCAGCACTTACTGTAGCATCTTTTAACTGGTATAATTTGTAACCCTCAAATATCCAGGCGGTATCTGAACCTGCAGTAATGTATGGATCTTTTTCTATTTGACCGGGAACGTACGGATAATTTTCCGCGTAATTATTAGAACCAAAGGGATTATAAAGATAAATCATCAACTTCTTGTCCAATTCCTGAATGGTTAATTCGGGAGCATCGGGTCCGTTAGTAATCTTGAAACAGTTGTCAAAGAGCGCCTGAGCTTTAGTGTCGGCAAATTTCAGAAGTTCAACAGACGCAGCGGCTCCGCCAGAAGTGGCTCTTGCCCATACCACACCAGTGGTAATTACATTAAGAGCGCCCGGCATCAGTGTGAAGGGACCTGCTGATTCAAGCATCCTGCGGTCGTCAGGAACGTTTCCGGCAGTTACTTCATCCCATGGGGGTAAAATAGGCGTAGTGGAGCAAGTTCCTCCAATTCCAAAATCATGTTTATCGGTTGATGGATTGCCAGGGAACATAAAAGAGCATGGTGTGGTTCCACCATATCCATTACCTCCATAAGTTACAGGAGTGCCGTCCTTCCATTTTCCGCTCAGATAGTTATACCAATCTTGGGGGACACCAGCAGCAGGCTCGCCAGTTACCGTAGCATTGTTATTATAGTAATGGAATCTTGACATGAGGATTTGCTCGCAACCTTCATCCACTGTGCAATTTCGGTTGTTATCTTTTCCATCGCCAGCATCTGCAATCGGTCCGCGGAAAAAATCAATTCCTATGGCGGGCGGATTAAGACCATATCCCGGAGAGGTACAGGCAACCTCATCATTGTTATCTCCATTGTAAGTGTATCCGAATCCTTTTTCTACATTGCATCCAACATAGTCATCGGTATAACAGCCAAGGTCGGCATCGCACCAAACTCCAAAATAAGTTTTGTTCAACTGAAATGTGGAGCGGTTGTAAATTCGGTAATTGTAGAACGTCATATTATTGACTTCATCATTTGTGGAGAAGCCGAATGCCTGTGCGCGAATCTCCAATCCGATGGGCGTGCCTCCTGTTGCACCGTGAATGTTACCCATATCGTTAAACACCCACCAAAGTGATTGGTCTCCATATAACCCGTCATTAGGAATACAACCGGTAGATGTGCAGCCAACGCCTTTTATATCAAACCCGGGATAATCATACGGCTTTGTAATTCCATCTAATGCATCCACAAAAGTTAAAGTGGGGTCATATACGCCATCCATATTTCCGTCATAGAATGGTGCAAGATATTTTGCCTGACCTATAGAAGTATTTCCATTTCCGGGCCAGTTAAGAATAACAGGGGTGGCGGGTGCAATACCGTTAGCAAAATCTTCCACTTCTTTTCGGGTGATTTTGTAGTGTTTGTCATATTGCGCGCAAACCAAATCATTAATTGATGCATTGCTGGTATCAAGCGGACCTGGCCAAAAGTCATTACCATTCTGCCGGTAATTTTGTGCGGCTACTTTCAGGTTATTGCCAGCATCAATCCCGCCAATCCACAGCGCTCCGGCAAAGATGGACATAACTCCTCCATTCTTTGGAATTTCATATTGCCCGTTGGCAAGGTCCCACCACATATCTCCACCGTTCAGGATACGTGCGCGAACATTGTTCACATCCAAATCGGTTTGCGCAGTTGCTGCCGCACAGGGAGCAGACAGGAAAATTGCAGGCGCTGGTTTAATAACCTTTCCGCTATTTACATTTTCTCGGGCTGACCCTTCGACCGCGCTCAGGGTGACAAGGGAAGCAGTGATTGCTGCAATCAATGCGGGGATGATTAACAGGTTGCCTTTGTGTTTCATATTTACAGTTATTTTAGAATTCATTTTTAATGTTCTTTATTCTATCTTCATTAAAAGTCAAGTGTTATTCCTATGCGAATCCGTCTTGGAATGCTGTAATGTGTAGGATTAGCCATTTTTATATTATAAAGGTCTTTAAAGGATTGCGGGTCGGTAGCTGCCGCTATGCTGTTTTGATTTTCTGGCGCCTGAAGATAACCGTCATCCATTGGGTCTCCTGTGTAACGGTAGAGGTTCATTACATTTTGTGTATTGAGCACATTAAACACCAGCACATACACATTCAGATTGGATATTCTGGCTTTGTCTCCTTCTCCACCCCATTTGAGCGGAATGTTTTTGTCAAGGCGCAAATCAACGCGGTTCTGCCAGGGAAGATTAGAGCCGTTGATATTGCCTTTCAGGGAAGTGCGTTGATTAATAGTGAATAATACTGCGCTGCTGTTATCGCCATTGCCACTGGTTACATTTTTCTGTCGGGTATAGGGCAATCCTGATCCGGCACGAAACACAAGGTTGCCTCCAAAGTTTTCAAAAATCATCTTTGCCCATTTGGCGTTGGGACCGCGATAGTCCTTGCCGCTGCCAAAGCGATAATCGGCATTCAATACAATGGCATGGCGCTGGTCAAAATCCAACGGCATGGTGGTACGCAGGTTGGGCTGACCTGATTCAAGAATGCCACCGGCAGTGTTAGACGCTGAACCGGTTCCTTCTGCAAACTGCAGCGTATAGGAAGCAGTCATCTGAACGCCTCCTGTTCTGCGCAGGTCGTAAGCCACTGTAAATCCTTTTACAGTTCCGAAATCAATGTTGCCAAATGTATTGTATGATTTCGGGTATGCATCAATAAGTTTGATTTGTTGAATCATATCGCGCATTTCGCGGTAGAAGGCAGAAAGAGAGAGGGAAGAAGTTTGCCGTTCATCCAGCACCTGGGTAAAGCCCACTTCATAGTCGGTGGTGCGCTCAGGTTTCAGCCCTGGATTGTTAAGAAGTCCGCCTACTGTTTGTATATAAAGATAGTCGGTTGGGTCAAAACGAAGGTAAGCGGGCGGACGCTGGGCGAGTACATCATAATGCGCGAAGAAATTTGCCTTATCAGAAATGGGGAATGCAAATGCCACGCGGGGCATAAATGTATTTTGTGCATCATACATTTTAAATACTTTATTCACTGCTGAGGAATCCAAAAATTTCTCATTTGGATATTTTAACATGGGCTGAATAGTTCCGGTAGAAGATGGCGTAGCAATCACAACATCCGGATCAGAAATGAGAACGCCCTGAGCATTGTACCACTGGTCTCCAGCGCGATAGCCAAGAACTGCAGTAGGATTTTTTGCGTCATCCACATATACTACAGCATCAGCAGGAAGATTGGCGGGATGACTGCTCATATTAGCAGGGAAAACAGATTTGTCTTCTGAAATAGTATAGGCTTCATTAAGAAGATACTTATCTGCAAGCACCGGCTGATTGGCATTAAAGTGGTCTATGCGAATGCCCACATTTATTTTCATGTCTTTGATGTCAAACTTATCTTGTATATACCCTGCAGTATAAACGGGCTGAAAGGATGGAATAGTGCGAACATGATTGCCATCGCCATCTTTTTCCTTGTAGAAATTTTCCAGAGCAGCCATGTCAAATGCGGACTTGCCGGAAAGTTTCTCTCCTTTGTAATCATATCCATAATAAGTAACATAAGGAGATCCATCGTTAAGGAGTTCATCTGCGCTGAACATATCAATGGAATAAGTGCCGGGGTCATACGAATCAATATCAATCCATTTTTGATTATCAGTAATGCCAAGTTCTTTTCTCAATGATTTGTCAAACTGTGACTGAGATGCGAGATCAACAATATAAGGATGGGTATATACAGGATAGGCAGGATTAATAACGGAACCGCTTGTCAGCATAATAGAAGGGTCATTATTCTGAACAAGGAGGGTATCAAGTTGTGTAATCTGCTTGTTTGCTAATTGCCTCATCAAGCCCCATAGTCCGATTGGCGCTACTGACCAATATTTGTCATCTCTTTTTTCCCATTCAAAACCAACTTGTATTGCATGATTTTTTACATCGGCAGAAAAGTTGCCTGTTACACGAAGTTGGGAATTATCCATGTTGTAATAACCGTTGTACTGTCTTCCCGAATTATACCATATACCATATACATTACGCGGACGCTCTCCGTTTTGAAGACCATAACCCGCAGTAATGTCAGTAAGGGTTTTGGGGTTGCCTGGCACAAGGTCATAATATTGAGATGTGAAGTTAGAAGAGAGTGGGTTTAAATCTCCATAGGTACTTGTGGAAAAATCAACAAGTGTATCAGACCATGCAACTTGCTCATATATAGTATCCATACCTGGCGCTGCAGTTGTATCTATCACTTTAGAATACAGAGGTACCTTGTGGGTGATAAATTGTCCGATATAGCCATAATTAAACAATTTGTCTTTATGAGTATCATCTTGTCTTGTTTGTTTGAATTTGGTATAATCAACCTGCAGGGTGTAGTATGCATTTTGAATCAGAGAAGTTGATTTATCATCCTTTGAAACAGCATGACCGAGTTTATGAGTCAGCTTTCCATACACCCTATTTGTATTATAAATATATTGCGGATTGTTTGATGGATTAAGCAACGCGTATTCAAGTGTAAAGTCATGGTAATTTCCATAGTCCATAGAACCGCCAACTGTGAGTGTAATATTATTAGTTGCTTTAAAATCCAATTTTCCATCAAGTCGGAAGGAGTTCTTTTTCACATTCTGTCTGGCTTTAATATGCTCAAGATCACCCATTCTCAAATATTCTGAATTTAATAATGTGCCGCCTGATTCAGAAAGTTTAAGAGGATTTTCTTCCAATTCTTTTAATTTATCGTCCTTTACTTTATATATGCCAACGGCAGATGGGCTAGGATCTTTCTCAGAAGTTACTTCACCTGATAAAAAGAAACCAACCTTTGCATTTTTATTGCCCGCGCTGTCTTTCTTCGCCATCAACGGGCCGCCAATATTTAATCCTGCAAAGTTGTAGCCATAGGCATCTGTAAACTGTGAAGAAATTAATTCCACTCCGCCAAAATATTCCGGGCGAATACCTCCGCGCGTGGTAATGTTTATGACTCCGCCAGTAGCATCGCCATACTGTGCAGGAACCCCGCCTGTAATAACCGATACCTGCTCGATACTTGATTGTGGAAGCCCCGCAGTTCCGCGCACTTTCTGTCCGTCAATATAATAAACAGTGCCTGATAAATCACCTGCATTCACATCATTTTTGTTAGGATCAGTGGACCGTCCGCCTCTAACATTCAACTTACTACCCTCATCTTTTTGAAACACGCCCGCAGTTGTTGCAGCAACTGAGTTAATGTTTTTAGAAGGCATCGCCTGAAATTCCTCGCGGGTAACTGTTCCGCCAGATTTTGTATCCGGGTCAATAAGAGGTTCGGTGTATTCTATCTTCACAAATTCAGGAAGTTCGCTTGAAGTGGTTTTTACCTTCATGTCCTGATAGGTGGTTTTATCACTTCCGATAATCAGCCCATCAATAATGAGGGTTTGAAATCCAACAGCAGCTGCCTTCAGGTCGTATTTCCCAGGGGGAAGGGGTTTGATGGTGAAGTTGCCATCAATGTCGGCAATGGTTTTCGCCACCGCGTTTCCGCCTTGTTCCAGTTGAACGTTGGCAAAGGAAATGCCTTCTCCGTTTCCTTCATCCACCACTTTTCCTTTCAGGGTTCCTGATTGCGCCATGGCAACTGTGCCTGCGGTAAGTGCCACTAATAAAGCAGCGTAGAATTTTTTAAGCATATTCTAAATGTTTAAAAGATTAAGTTCTGAAGTTTGTAAAAAAGTAAAATGCCCGCTATGAAAAAGGCATGGATTGAATATCTGGCGATTCAATTTCAATTCTAAAAAATTTGTGCCTTCTCGATCGGGGACATGGGGAAAGAGAATGGCGGTTAAATAAAGAGCGGGCAAATGTATAAATAAATAAATGTCATCACCAAATATTTTTTTGGCTCCTTGGCGCGAAACGCGCCATTTCGCGCTCATTATATTTTTTTTTGAAGTTCCCATTGATGCAGCTTTTATTCTTTCACAAGCAAATGTACGCTCCCTTTTCAGAAGTTGTTAGGGAAATTTAGTAAGTGGTAGGATTTTTTTAGTAAGTGGTATACTATCCAGAGCAATACCCCTACCTAAAGGGGAAAAAACCTCTTCAGGGATTCAGTATGACATTTTTTCTATTTCAATTTTTTTAGAAACTCTTCTCTCTTTCTTCTTGAAACTTCCACTTTGGTACCATCGCTCATCACGGCATATCCGCCATCTTCTTTGAGAAAGCGGATCATGTGTTCCTTATTAATAAGGTGAGAATGATGCACGCGGATAAAATCTTTTTCAGGAAGCAGTTCTTCATAATGCTTGAGCGTTCCCGATACAAGAAATTTTTTCCCGCTCCGATAAAATTCTGAATCCTTACTTTTTGTCGGATCTGCGAGATAAACATTGGTGTAATTATCATTGGCTTCGCAACGAATAATGTCTTTCACCAACACCACTTCGAATACATTGCCGGTCGGCAAAGTGATTTTACTGAATTGCTCATCGCTTTTTTTTATGTTTTCAAGAAGCGCTGCCATGTTCTGTTCTGAAAAAGTGTTGCTTTTTCTGTCGGTCACTTTTTTCACAGCGGTTTTCAGTTCTTCCTCATCAATCGGCTTGAGAAGATAATCCAGCGCGCTGTACCTGATTGCCTTCACTGCAAATTTTTCTGAAGCCGTGGCGAAGATGACATCAAACTTTAAGTCGTTGACCTTTTCCAGCACATCAAATCCGCTTCCATCGGGGAGCATTACATCCAGAAAAATAAGTTCGGGTTTCTGATTGTGGACAACTTCAATTCCTTCTTTCACGGTTTCTGCAACACCGATGATAGAAATGTCCGGGCAATTTTTCTGAAGCAGATGCGCTAGAGCCTCCCTGCTTTTCTTTTCATCTTCTACAATAACTGCCTTAATCATTATTCAAAAGTACTATTTGAAATTAAATCGGAATAAATATTTTCACTTTTGTTCCGAGTCCATTTCCTTTTTCATCTTCCATGTCAATTAAATTAGCGCTGAGGTTTGAATGGTGAATTTTATTCAGCACCTCCAGGCGTTCGTTCGTTATTTTCATTCCCATGGATTCGTGCAATGATTCATTTGTTTTTGTTCTGAACTCCTGAGATTTTTTTCTACCGATTCCGTTATCCTGAATCATACATATTATATGTGTGTCGGTTTGGGAGAAGCTGACTTCAATTTTTCCTTTTCCATCGGTTTTCGGAATCACTCCGTGAATGATGGCGTTTTCTACATAGGGCTGAATGAGCATGGTAGGTATTTTATAGTCGTCCAATTCCACTTTTGAATCCACTTCCACTGAATAGTCAAATTTGTTGTCCCACCTGAGCGCTTCCAGTTCCATGTATAATTTCAATGAATCGATTTCTTCGCAAAGCGTGATGGAAGATTTTTCGCTGTTGGAAAGTATCATGCGCATGAGCTTTGCAAATTTGCTGAGATAGCGAAGCGCGGAATCTTCATCCTTGGTCATAATAAAACTCTGAATGGAGCTGAGCGAATTAAAAATAAAATGCGGGTCCATCTGCGCGCGCAATGCCTTGAGTTCGTTGTTCGCGAGTTGAATTTCGCGTGAAAGTTTCTCTCCTTCTTTTCTACGGATGGCTTCTGCGCGAACGCGTGAAAAAATCACAATGAGAATAAGTGCCGCTACCGACATGGAAATTCTGAACCACCATGTTTTCCATACAGGCGGAAGAATTACAAAAGAAAAAACTGCCGGCTCTTTATTCCACAATCCTTCGTTATTGCAACTCATCACTTTAAAAACATATTTTCCCGGAGAAAGATTCGGATAGCGGGCGCTGGTTTCTTTTGTTTCGGGCGACCAGATTTTGTCAATTCCTTCCAAACGAAATTTATATCTTACTTTTTCAGGATTCGTCAGGCAAATGCCGATATACTCAAAAGAAATGTTGTTTAGATAATACGGGAGTTCTGAATTGTCAGGAAGAATTGTATCATTATAAAATATGCGGATGTTCGTAATGCTTGTCTTGGATTCAATGTGATTGTGATGAAGCGAATACGGATTAAAATGAATGAGCCCGTTCACCGTGCCGAACCAGAGTGTTCCGTCATCATCGCGCCAGATTCCGTTCGAATTGGTTTCCAGGCTGGAAAAGCCTTCTTCCTGTCCATATTGTTTCAGAATTATTTTTCCTGACTTTGCATATTCTTTCGCGTCAAATTTATTTACGCCCTGATTGGTGCCGATGTACAGATTTTCATAGGAGGAATCAAACGCCATCACATAAATCAAATCAGAACTCAATCCGTCTTTCTCACTGATGTTTGAAATGTTGCCTGACTCCGTATTGTAAATGTAAACCCCGTCAAAACTTCCGATATAAATATTTCCATCACGGCCTTCATCAATGGCGAGATACGTTTTGCTTTTCAGGTTTAGTTTTTTTGTCATGTCTTCCGTTGCTTTTTCGACTGAGCCCATGTCATTTTTCGGGTTGTACCTGAAAACTCCTCCCAGATAGGTTCCGAACCAGATATTTCCCTTGCTGTCTTCAAACTCATACCATACATCAAAGTTTTGCCCGCCCGATTCAAAATCAAATGTTTTGAATTTTCCATTGGAAAAAATCGTTCCTCCTTTATTTCCACCTAGCCAAATTCTTCCTTTCCTATCCTGAATAATTGAAGTGACTGAATCGCCATGCAAGCCATCTTTTCTTCCATGAAAATTTTTAAATCCATTTCCATTATAAATGGATAATCCTTTATTTGTTCCCATCAGAATAAATCCTTCTTTGTCCTCAATTCCTGCATTCATCTGCGTTCCGATAAGTCCATCCGATTCAGTAAAATTTTTAAATATTTTCTCATCGTATTTATAGAATCCGTTCTCAAAAGTTCCCACCCAAAGATTTTTTTTATGATCTCGGAAAATCGGGAAGATGAAAGGATTAATCAATCCATCTTTATCTGAAAAAGTGGCGAGCGATGGGTCTCTGAACCGGTAAAGCCCGTTGGAAGTTCCGAGCCAGAGGTTTCCTTCTTCATCTACAAAAAGCTTTCCGACTTTATTGCCGTTCTGCACACTGCTCACGCGGAAGGCAGAAATTTTCTCGTCTTCAGCAATCTTATTCAGCCCTTTCAGCGTTCCAACCCAAACATCATTGGTATGTTCGTCTTTTATCACAGCCTGAATCGCGTTGTCTGACAATCCGTTCTGAGTTGTGAAAATTGTTGCTTTCACTCCGTCATATTTCACAACTCCATTATTTGTTCCAAACCATAAATTTCCGTTTCCGTCTTCGGTAATGGAAGTAATGGTTGAATCGTAAATTCCGTTCACGATGGAATAATTATCAAACGATTTGTCTTGTTGGTTTTTATTCGTGAAAACTATTTTACTCACACCGCTGTCCGTGTTCATCCAAAGATTTCCATTTCTATCCGCGTAAATCAGGGAAATATTATCAGAACTTAATCCGTTTTTTTTCGTGAGCGATGAAAAACTTTTTCCATCGTAAATCGTAATTCCATTTGTTGTTGCAATCCAGAGGTTTCCGTTTTTGTCAGCGGTCAAAGAATTAATGTAATCTCCTGAAAGCCCGTGCGATTTGGTAAAGGTTGTAAATGATTTTCCATCGTACTTCGTCAGTCCGCTGATAGTTCCTATCCAGATATTTCCCTGTGCATCTTCCGCAATCGAAGTCACCCAATGGTTTGCCAAACCATTTTTCGGAGAATAGTTGGTGAACGTTTTTCCGTCAAACTTACTGAGCCCTCCATAACCACCCGTCCATAAATTTCCTTTGCTGTCCTGAAAAATCGCATACACCTGCACATACGGAAGTCCCTGTTCGGCAGAATAATTTTTGAAATTATAAGACTGTGCCCATCCCCTGCCCTTCCCCAAGGGAAGGGAGAATATCAAAATGAGAAAAAGAAAAAAATAATTTCTATGTGAATGGATTTGCATATTGGTTCCCTCTCCTTGGGAGAGGGTTAGGGAGAGGCTTTTTAGTACTGTGGTCTCTTCAGGATTTCAGAATAGATAATCGCCTGACGAATATCAAAATCAACTACCGATTCTTCTTCCGCTTCAGATTCCAAAAAAACTTTCTTTGAAGAAGCAAGTTGTTCTCCTGTTAAAAAAGATTGTGCTGCTGTCTTGTGGGTTTTTGAAGGGACGTGAGATGGAATTGTTTTTTCTTTTATAGAATGTGTAGTAATTTTTGAGGGCTGTGGTTTTATGGAAACTGGCTGATGCTTTACTTTGTCCCGATAGCTATCAGGATGCTTCTCAGGAATTTTTACTTCAGGATTTCTTCCCAGCAAATCTTCCAGCATTTTTTTCATATCATCTCCATGATTCGGAATGGGAGATGCTTCTGGCGGCTGAACGGGCTTGAACTCGTCTTTCTTTTGAGAAGATGAATTAGGAATGGTGGTTGGACGATTTTTTGTTACTTTTTTTCCAGCTTTGATA contains:
- a CDS encoding carboxypeptidase regulatory-like domain-containing protein — translated: MLKKFYAALLVALTAGTVAMAQSGTLKGKVVDEGNGEGISFANVQLEQGGNAVAKTIADIDGNFTIKPLPPGKYDLKAAAVGFQTLIIDGLIIGSDKTTYQDMKVKTTSSELPEFVKIEYTEPLIDPDTKSGGTVTREEFQAMPSKNINSVAATTAGVFQKDEGSKLNVRGGRSTDPNKNDVNAGDLSGTVYYIDGQKVRGTAGLPQSSIEQVSVITGGVPAQYGDATGGVINITTRGGIRPEYFGGVELISSQFTDAYGYNFAGLNIGGPLMAKKDSAGNKNAKVGFFLSGEVTSEKDPSPSAVGIYKVKDDKLKELEENPLKLSESGGTLLNSEYLRMGDLEHIKARQNVKKNSFRLDGKLDFKATNNITLTVGGSMDYGNYHDFTLEYALLNPSNNPQYIYNTNRVYGKLTHKLGHAVSKDDKSTSLIQNAYYTLQVDYTKFKQTRQDDTHKDKLFNYGYIGQFITHKVPLYSKVIDTTAAPGMDTIYEQVAWSDTLVDFSTSTYGDLNPLSSNFTSQYYDLVPGNPKTLTDITAGYGLQNGERPRNVYGIWYNSGRQYNGYYNMDNSQLRVTGNFSADVKNHAIQVGFEWEKRDDKYWSVAPIGLWGLMRQLANKQITQLDTLLVQNNDPSIMLTSGSVINPAYPVYTHPYIVDLASQSQFDKSLRKELGITDNQKWIDIDSYDPGTYSIDMFSADELLNDGSPYVTYYGYDYKGEKLSGKSAFDMAALENFYKEKDGDGNHVRTIPSFQPVYTAGYIQDKFDIKDMKINVGIRIDHFNANQPVLADKYLLNEAYTISEDKSVFPANMSSHPANLPADAVVYVDDAKNPTAVLGYRAGDQWYNAQGVLISDPDVVIATPSSTGTIQPMLKYPNEKFLDSSAVNKVFKMYDAQNTFMPRVAFAFPISDKANFFAHYDVLAQRPPAYLRFDPTDYLYIQTVGGLLNNPGLKPERTTDYEVGFTQVLDERQTSSLSLSAFYREMRDMIQQIKLIDAYPKSYNTFGNIDFGTVKGFTVAYDLRRTGGVQMTASYTLQFAEGTGSASNTAGGILESGQPNLRTTMPLDFDQRHAIVLNADYRFGSGKDYRGPNAKWAKMIFENFGGNLVFRAGSGLPYTRQKNVTSGNGDNSSAVLFTINQRTSLKGNINGSNLPWQNRVDLRLDKNIPLKWGGEGDKARISNLNVYVLVFNVLNTQNVMNLYRYTGDPMDDGYLQAPENQNSIAAATDPQSFKDLYNIKMANPTHYSIPRRIRIGITLDF
- a CDS encoding response regulator transcription factor, yielding MIKAVIVEDEKKSREALAHLLQKNCPDISIIGVAETVKEGIEVVHNQKPELIFLDVMLPDGSGFDVLEKVNDLKFDVIFATASEKFAVKAIRYSALDYLLKPIDEEELKTAVKKVTDRKSNTFSEQNMAALLENIKKSDEQFSKITLPTGNVFEVVLVKDIIRCEANDNYTNVYLADPTKSKDSEFYRSGKKFLVSGTLKHYEELLPEKDFIRVHHSHLINKEHMIRFLKEDGGYAVMSDGTKVEVSRRKREEFLKKLK
- a CDS encoding histidine kinase; the protein is MQIHSHRNYFFLFLILIFSLPLGKGRGWAQSYNFKNYSAEQGLPYVQVYAIFQDSKGNLWTGGYGGLSKFDGKTFTNYSPKNGLANHWVTSIAEDAQGNIWIGTISGLTKYDGKSFTTFTKSHGLSGDYINSLTADKNGNLWIATTNGITIYDGKSFSSLTKKNGLSSDNISLIYADRNGNLWMNTDSGVSKIVFTNKNQQDKSFDNYSIVNGIYDSTITSITEDGNGNLWFGTNNGVVKYDGVKATIFTTQNGLSDNAIQAVIKDEHTNDVWVGTLKGLNKIAEDEKISAFRVSSVQNGNKVGKLFVDEEGNLWLGTSNGLYRFRDPSLATFSDKDGLINPFIFPIFRDHKKNLWVGTFENGFYKYDEKIFKNFTESDGLIGTQMNAGIEDKEGFILMGTNKGLSIYNGNGFKNFHGRKDGLHGDSVTSIIQDRKGRIWLGGNKGGTIFSNGKFKTFDFESGGQNFDVWYEFEDSKGNIWFGTYLGGVFRYNPKNDMGSVEKATEDMTKKLNLKSKTYLAIDEGRDGNIYIGSFDGVYIYNTESGNISNISEKDGLSSDLIYVMAFDSSYENLYIGTNQGVNKFDAKEYAKSGKIILKQYGQEEGFSSLETNSNGIWRDDDGTLWFGTVNGLIHFNPYSLHHNHIESKTSITNIRIFYNDTILPDNSELPYYLNNISFEYIGICLTNPEKVRYKFRLEGIDKIWSPETKETSARYPNLSPGKYVFKVMSCNNEGLWNKEPAVFSFVILPPVWKTWWFRISMSVAALILIVIFSRVRAEAIRRKEGEKLSREIQLANNELKALRAQMDPHFIFNSLSSIQSFIMTKDEDSALRYLSKFAKLMRMILSNSEKSSITLCEEIDSLKLYMELEALRWDNKFDYSVEVDSKVELDDYKIPTMLIQPYVENAIIHGVIPKTDGKGKIEVSFSQTDTHIICMIQDNGIGRKKSQEFRTKTNESLHESMGMKITNERLEVLNKIHHSNLSANLIDMEDEKGNGLGTKVKIFIPI